The proteins below come from a single Parazoarcus communis genomic window:
- a CDS encoding B12-binding domain-containing radical SAM protein: MSDTPLRVLSVIPPMTQLNTPYPSTAYLTGFLRSRGVDAVQEDLALALVLKLFSRDGLSAIRAHAEALPVRRRSESVECFLEHFERYQKTIEPTLAFLQGRDSTLAHRIGSGAFLPEGPRFDTLDAYVDPDGGDPLGWAFGALGVHDRARHLATLYLNDLADVLREAVDPRFEFVRYAESLALSQPTFEPLARALAARPNLVDDTLHALTLDALSRHAPQVVLVSVPFPGAVYAAFRIAQSVKAHNPAIVTVLGGGYVNTELRELGEPRVFDYFDYVTLDDGERPLLALLDHLRGKRSQQRLVRTFVRDADSGAVRYINLVEPDVPFAEVGTPTWDGLPLNRYLSLLDMLNPMHRLWSDGRWNKLTVAHGCYWKKCSFCDVSLDYISRYDGASAATLVDRIEAIIAETGQTGFHFVDEAAPPKALRALAEELLRRGVSISWWGNIRFEKSFTPELCQLLADSGCIAISGGLEVASDRLLTLMKKGVSVDQVARVTHAFAEAGVLVHAYLMYGFPTQTVHDTVDALEYVRQLFEAGCIQSGFFHRFACTVHSPVGMNPAEYGVRLEPLPPGNFAKNDIGFIDPTGVDHDALGKALNKALYNYMHGIGLDTGVRQWFDDKVPKPRVPRNFIEQALQHR; encoded by the coding sequence ATGTCCGATACCCCGCTGCGCGTGCTCTCCGTCATTCCGCCAATGACGCAGTTGAACACGCCCTACCCGTCCACCGCCTACCTCACCGGCTTTCTGCGCTCGCGCGGCGTCGATGCGGTACAGGAAGACCTTGCCCTGGCACTGGTGCTGAAGCTGTTCTCGCGCGATGGGCTGAGCGCGATCCGAGCCCATGCCGAAGCACTGCCGGTGCGGCGTCGCAGCGAGAGCGTCGAATGCTTCCTTGAGCACTTCGAGCGCTACCAGAAAACCATAGAACCCACGCTCGCCTTCCTGCAGGGGCGCGACTCGACGCTTGCCCACCGCATCGGCAGCGGTGCGTTTCTGCCCGAAGGGCCGCGCTTCGACACGCTCGACGCCTATGTCGACCCGGACGGCGGCGACCCGCTGGGCTGGGCTTTCGGCGCACTCGGCGTGCACGACCGCGCCCGTCACCTGGCCACGCTCTATCTCAACGATCTGGCCGACGTGCTGCGCGAGGCGGTCGATCCGCGCTTCGAGTTCGTCCGCTACGCCGAGTCGCTGGCCCTGAGCCAGCCCACCTTCGAGCCGCTGGCGCGGGCACTGGCCGCAAGACCGAACCTGGTCGACGACACCCTGCACGCACTCACGCTCGACGCCCTGTCGCGCCACGCGCCGCAGGTGGTGCTGGTGTCTGTGCCCTTCCCCGGCGCGGTGTATGCGGCCTTCCGCATCGCGCAGTCGGTCAAGGCGCACAACCCGGCCATCGTCACCGTGCTCGGCGGCGGCTATGTGAATACCGAACTGCGCGAGCTGGGCGAGCCACGCGTGTTCGACTATTTCGACTACGTCACCCTGGACGACGGCGAACGCCCGCTGCTGGCGCTGCTCGACCACCTGCGCGGCAAGCGTTCGCAGCAGCGCCTGGTACGCACCTTCGTGCGCGATGCCGACAGCGGCGCCGTGCGCTACATCAACCTGGTCGAGCCCGACGTACCCTTTGCCGAAGTCGGCACGCCGACCTGGGACGGACTGCCGCTCAACCGTTACCTGTCGCTGCTCGACATGCTCAACCCGATGCACAGGCTGTGGTCGGACGGACGCTGGAACAAGCTCACCGTGGCTCACGGCTGCTACTGGAAGAAGTGCAGCTTCTGCGACGTCAGCCTGGATTACATCTCGCGCTACGACGGTGCGTCGGCCGCCACCCTGGTTGACCGCATCGAAGCCATCATCGCCGAGACCGGCCAGACCGGCTTTCACTTCGTCGACGAAGCCGCGCCGCCCAAGGCCTTGCGTGCGCTCGCCGAAGAGCTGTTGCGGCGTGGCGTGTCGATCTCGTGGTGGGGCAATATCCGCTTCGAGAAGTCCTTCACCCCCGAGCTGTGCCAGCTGCTGGCCGACAGCGGCTGCATCGCGATTTCAGGCGGGCTGGAAGTGGCCTCCGACCGCCTGCTCACGCTGATGAAAAAAGGCGTGTCGGTCGATCAGGTGGCGCGCGTCACCCATGCTTTCGCCGAGGCTGGTGTGCTGGTGCATGCCTACCTGATGTACGGCTTTCCGACGCAGACGGTGCACGACACGGTGGATGCGCTCGAATACGTGCGCCAGCTGTTCGAGGCGGGCTGCATCCAGTCCGGCTTTTTCCACCGCTTCGCCTGTACCGTGCATTCGCCGGTGGGCATGAACCCGGCGGAATACGGCGTGCGCCTCGAGCCGCTGCCGCCAGGCAACTTTGCCAAGAATGACATCGGCTTCATCGACCCCACCGGCGTGGACCACGATGCGCTGGGCAAGGCGCTGAACAAGGCGCTGTACAACTACATGCACGGCATCGGGCTGGATACCGGGGTACGCCAGTGGTTTGACGACAAGGTGCCCAAGCCCCGCGTGCCACGCAACTTCATCGAGCAGGCGCTGCAGCATCGCTGA
- a CDS encoding glycosyltransferase: MPDTPAPPSANDSAVPRLSIIVPVLNEAMRAYAQLRLLAPLRRCGVEVIAVDGGSTDDTLAVARRHAGRAITVPGPPARQFNVAAAFASAEVLLLAGAGIVLPAFADQLIDQAMQDDGCEWGRIDLRLSGTPWRRLLASLPDAITGRHAEREAAAPLFVSRKAFMAVGGIPPDASQALAALAKQLRDAGFNATRVRKPARMRTTARASPPMLQWLGKHIRE, translated from the coding sequence ATGCCGGATACGCCTGCCCCGCCAAGCGCAAACGACAGCGCCGTACCACGGCTGTCGATCATCGTCCCGGTGCTGAACGAGGCGATGCGAGCCTATGCGCAGCTGCGCCTGCTCGCGCCCTTGCGCCGCTGCGGGGTGGAGGTGATTGCAGTCGACGGCGGCAGCACCGACGACACCCTGGCGGTCGCCCGCCGTCACGCCGGGCGGGCAATCACGGTGCCGGGGCCGCCTGCCCGGCAGTTCAACGTCGCCGCCGCATTCGCCAGCGCCGAAGTCCTGCTGCTGGCCGGAGCCGGCATCGTGCTGCCCGCCTTCGCCGACCAGCTGATCGACCAGGCCATGCAAGACGACGGCTGCGAGTGGGGCCGCATCGACCTGCGCCTGAGCGGCACACCGTGGCGACGCCTGCTGGCCAGCCTGCCGGATGCCATCACCGGCCGGCACGCCGAACGCGAGGCCGCAGCACCGCTGTTTGTCAGTCGCAAGGCCTTCATGGCCGTGGGCGGAATTCCACCCGACGCATCGCAGGCACTGGCGGCGCTCGCGAAACAGCTCCGCGACGCCGGCTTCAACGCCACCAGGGTACGCAAACCCGCACGCATGCGGACCACAGCGCGGGCCTCTCCGCCGATGTTACAGTGGCTGGGGAAGCACATCAGGGAGTAG
- the arsS gene encoding arsenosugar biosynthesis radical SAM (seleno)protein ArsS (Some members of this family are selenoproteins.), translated as MHATLPLLQATAFPALRRDRLTTLQVNLGYRCNQTCLHCHVNAGPNRTEMMDAANLALVTQVIEARRIETIDLTGGAPELHPAFREVVRSARAQGVKVIDRCNLTILFEPGHEDLGQFLAEQQVEVVASLPCYSLENVDKQRGKGTFDKSIAALQTLNALGYGKPGTGLVLNLVYNPQGPSLPPDQVRLQADYKRELFNHFGIVFNELYALANMPIQRFGSMLISKGQFNTYMKLLKTNYKEDNLAGVMCRSLVSVDWQGYLYDCDFNQQLGLALPGASMPARPHLRDLLKTNPAGDPVRVADHCYGCTAGQGSSCGGALQA; from the coding sequence ATGCACGCCACCCTGCCCCTGCTCCAGGCCACCGCCTTCCCCGCTCTGCGCCGCGACCGGCTGACCACGCTGCAGGTCAATCTGGGCTATCGCTGCAACCAGACCTGTCTGCACTGCCATGTCAATGCCGGCCCCAACCGTACCGAGATGATGGACGCCGCAAATCTCGCGCTCGTCACCCAGGTCATCGAGGCACGCCGCATCGAGACCATCGACCTCACCGGCGGCGCACCCGAACTGCATCCGGCCTTCCGCGAAGTGGTCCGTTCGGCGCGGGCACAGGGCGTGAAGGTGATCGATCGCTGCAACCTGACCATCCTGTTTGAACCCGGCCACGAAGATCTCGGCCAGTTCCTCGCCGAGCAGCAGGTGGAGGTGGTTGCCTCCCTGCCCTGTTATTCGCTGGAGAATGTCGACAAGCAGCGCGGCAAGGGTACCTTCGACAAGAGCATCGCCGCCCTGCAAACGCTCAATGCGCTGGGTTACGGCAAACCCGGCACCGGGCTGGTGCTGAACCTTGTCTACAACCCCCAGGGCCCGTCGCTGCCCCCCGACCAGGTCAGGCTGCAGGCCGACTACAAGCGCGAGCTGTTCAACCATTTCGGCATCGTCTTCAATGAACTCTATGCGCTGGCCAACATGCCGATTCAGCGCTTCGGCTCGATGCTGATCTCGAAGGGGCAGTTCAACACCTACATGAAGCTGCTGAAGACGAACTACAAGGAGGACAACCTTGCCGGCGTGATGTGCCGCAGCCTGGTCAGTGTCGACTGGCAGGGCTATCTGTACGACTGCGATTTCAATCAGCAACTGGGGCTCGCCCTGCCCGGCGCCTCGATGCCCGCGCGTCCGCATCTGCGCGACCTGCTCAAGACCAACCCCGCCGGCGATCCGGTACGGGTGGCGGACCACTGCTATGGCTGCACCGCCGGCCAGGGCAGCAGTTGTGGCGGCGCACTTCAGGCCTGA
- a CDS encoding DUF2282 domain-containing protein yields the protein MSQSTTARYATAAAMALALSAALSIAATPAAAQSMDKEKCFGVSLKGKNDCAAGPGTTCAGTSRIDYQGNAWSLVPKGTCDKTASPTSPTGFGQLEAFKEKKA from the coding sequence ATGTCGCAATCCACCACCGCCCGCTACGCCACCGCCGCCGCCATGGCGCTTGCCCTGAGTGCCGCCCTCTCGATTGCCGCCACCCCGGCTGCGGCGCAATCGATGGACAAGGAGAAGTGCTTTGGCGTCTCCCTCAAGGGCAAGAATGATTGTGCGGCCGGGCCGGGCACAACCTGCGCCGGCACCTCCAGGATCGACTACCAGGGCAACGCCTGGTCGCTGGTCCCCAAGGGCACCTGCGACAAGACCGCCTCGCCGACCTCGCCGACAGGTTTCGGTCAGCTCGAAGCCTTCAAGGAAAAGAAGGCCTGA
- a CDS encoding sodium:solute symporter family transporter, with protein sequence MSTMTELQGVFFWSFLVVFGLVMYWISPRARDEAGFFHGADDAGRPASEWALMMSVFISWVFAKSVTNAANLGAAYGIVGGLAYAAYWLSIPVAGWIIYRLRTREGATGMVSFLIAKYGRGAGLAFSAAILVRLFNEVWSNTAVVGGYYGDAGSGAFIAAALLFTASVLFYSLKGGLRSSIFTDVIQAVVFVLFLGLTLLWVVPTHGPVALLTEGEFALGSGVDLLLVAVLQVLSYPFHDPVLTDRAFVTREKTMLRAFIVAGVLGFLAIVAFSLVGVHARLEGMPVSGNVPADVARVLGVAGFFAMAVVMISSAASTLDSTFTSLARSVAHDLPLLAGRSKLLRPVLAGAIAMVVFALIGNLPMIAGTDILKATTISGTMVIGLAPVFLFSRWVGYSPLSFHLSFWTGMILGTLLAVGAIPPGWAIGDGKYALLLGTNLYGLGLCMTGFLLPLAFSRRPARGYEGAA encoded by the coding sequence ATGAGCACCATGACCGAGCTTCAGGGTGTCTTCTTCTGGTCCTTCCTGGTCGTCTTCGGGCTGGTGATGTACTGGATCTCGCCGCGCGCACGGGACGAGGCCGGCTTCTTTCACGGTGCGGACGATGCCGGCAGGCCGGCTTCGGAATGGGCGCTGATGATGAGCGTGTTCATCAGCTGGGTTTTTGCCAAATCGGTCACCAATGCAGCCAACCTGGGCGCGGCCTACGGCATTGTCGGCGGGCTGGCCTATGCCGCTTACTGGCTGTCGATCCCGGTGGCCGGCTGGATCATCTATCGTCTGCGCACCCGCGAAGGGGCGACCGGCATGGTGTCCTTCCTGATCGCGAAATACGGCCGCGGCGCGGGGCTGGCGTTTTCGGCGGCCATTCTGGTGCGGCTGTTCAACGAAGTGTGGAGCAATACCGCAGTGGTCGGCGGCTATTACGGCGACGCGGGCTCGGGCGCCTTCATTGCGGCAGCGCTGCTGTTCACTGCGTCGGTGCTGTTCTACAGTCTGAAGGGCGGGTTGCGCAGCTCGATCTTCACCGACGTCATCCAGGCGGTGGTGTTCGTGCTCTTTCTCGGCCTGACCCTGCTGTGGGTCGTGCCGACCCACGGGCCAGTGGCCCTGCTCACCGAAGGCGAGTTTGCGCTCGGGTCGGGCGTCGACCTGCTGCTGGTGGCGGTGCTGCAGGTGCTGTCCTACCCCTTCCATGACCCGGTGCTGACCGACCGCGCCTTTGTCACCCGCGAGAAGACCATGCTGCGCGCCTTCATCGTGGCCGGCGTGCTCGGCTTTCTCGCCATCGTGGCCTTCAGCCTGGTGGGCGTGCATGCGCGCCTCGAAGGCATGCCCGTGAGCGGCAACGTGCCGGCCGATGTGGCGCGGGTACTCGGCGTGGCGGGCTTCTTTGCCATGGCGGTGGTGATGATCTCCTCGGCGGCATCGACGCTGGACTCGACCTTCACCTCGCTCGCACGCTCGGTCGCGCATGACCTGCCGCTGCTGGCCGGACGCTCGAAGCTGCTGCGACCGGTGCTGGCGGGCGCGATTGCGATGGTGGTGTTTGCGCTGATCGGCAACCTGCCGATGATCGCCGGCACAGACATCCTGAAAGCCACCACGATCAGCGGCACCATGGTCATCGGTCTGGCGCCGGTGTTCCTGTTTTCGCGCTGGGTGGGCTATTCGCCGCTGTCCTTCCACCTCAGCTTCTGGACCGGCATGATCCTGGGCACCTTGCTGGCGGTCGGCGCAATCCCGCCGGGCTGGGCGATTGGCGACGGCAAGTACGCGCTGCTGCTGGGTACCAACCTCTATGGTCTGGGCTTGTGCATGACCGGCTTCCTGCTGCCGCTGGCCTTCAGCCGTCGCCCGGCGCGCGGCTACGAAGGCGCGGCCTGA
- a CDS encoding HD-GYP domain-containing protein has product MSLFDYFNPRRKAADDKSAQILASLLVMAWVVEARDPYTGGHLWRVSRYSALLAEAAGISGGALARIEIGGFLHDLGKIGIPDAILRKADKLTDDEYAIIKTHPDVGARMLAGHPLAALVRPAVLHHHETPDGRGYPHGLAGDAIPLDGRLVGVCDAFDAMTSSRPYRKGMPIAQALDIIRGRLGTQFDRELGEQFITLGEGGLLDHIAGHSDEGIPLQNCMMCGPTLVVRREAQAGEDVYCRSCGGEYHLEKGDDGRPHAVPTGRKGNPAALEPEADTDLISRVIQSAAARAPVEEMMAASP; this is encoded by the coding sequence ATGAGTCTGTTCGACTATTTCAATCCTCGACGCAAGGCTGCGGACGACAAGTCGGCGCAGATTCTGGCCAGCCTGCTGGTCATGGCCTGGGTTGTCGAGGCACGTGACCCCTACACCGGCGGCCATCTCTGGCGCGTATCGCGCTACTCGGCCCTGCTGGCTGAAGCAGCGGGCATCAGCGGTGGCGCGCTGGCCCGCATCGAGATTGGCGGCTTCCTGCACGACCTGGGAAAGATCGGCATTCCGGACGCCATCCTGCGCAAGGCGGACAAGCTCACGGACGACGAATACGCCATCATCAAGACCCATCCCGATGTCGGCGCGCGCATGCTCGCAGGCCATCCGCTGGCAGCCCTGGTGCGCCCCGCGGTGCTGCATCACCACGAGACACCGGACGGCCGTGGCTATCCGCATGGTCTGGCGGGCGATGCGATCCCGCTCGACGGCCGTCTCGTAGGCGTGTGCGACGCGTTCGATGCCATGACCAGCAGCCGCCCGTATCGCAAGGGCATGCCGATTGCGCAGGCGCTCGACATCATCCGCGGCCGCCTCGGCACCCAGTTCGATCGCGAACTGGGCGAGCAGTTCATCACCCTCGGCGAAGGCGGCCTGCTCGACCACATCGCCGGACACAGCGACGAGGGCATTCCGCTGCAGAACTGCATGATGTGCGGTCCCACCCTCGTGGTGAGGCGCGAAGCACAAGCGGGAGAAGACGTGTACTGCCGCTCCTGCGGTGGTGAGTACCACCTCGAGAAAGGCGACGACGGTCGTCCCCACGCGGTGCCGACCGGGCGCAAGGGCAATCCTGCCGCGCTTGAACCCGAGGCCGACACCGACCTCATCTCACGCGTGATTCAAAGCGCTGCCGCACGCGCACCCGTCGAGGAAATGATGGCCGCAAGCCCCTGA
- a CDS encoding FAD-dependent oxidoreductase — translation MTQAAKHLVLAGGGHAHLSVLEMLAQRKPAGLATTLITPAPFQNYSGMLPGWIAGHYTLDECRIDLRPLAEAAGVRLVVGRVTGMDADQHRLHLDDGSTMDYSLLSLDVGSETDTSDLAALGERLLPVKPLDDFFVQWPLLMATALKTPGFRMSVIGGGAAGVEIALAASHRLREAGGTARIDLVISETGLLPGHAAGVVKRAQQSLDEAGIGIHRARARASEAGLVLADGTQLPADKVIATTGARPLGWLVHCGLKLDARGYILVDAHHRSLSHADVFAAGDTCARTDVRMARSGVHAVHAGPVLARNLLATIEGGEVQTYQPRRRSLYLLATGPRHAIASWGRWSAEGAWVWRWKDRIDRRFMNRFALPGRAISAATPASAERKT, via the coding sequence ATGACCCAGGCTGCAAAACACCTCGTTCTTGCCGGCGGCGGACATGCACATCTGTCTGTGCTGGAGATGCTTGCTCAACGCAAACCTGCCGGCCTTGCGACCACGCTGATCACACCCGCTCCCTTCCAGAACTATTCCGGCATGCTGCCGGGCTGGATTGCCGGGCACTACACGCTGGATGAGTGCCGCATCGACCTGCGCCCGCTGGCCGAGGCTGCCGGTGTGCGTCTGGTCGTCGGACGCGTCACCGGCATGGACGCAGATCAGCACCGCCTGCACCTCGACGATGGCAGCACGATGGACTACAGCCTGCTCTCGCTCGACGTCGGCAGCGAAACCGACACCTCGGATCTCGCCGCGCTGGGCGAGCGCCTGCTCCCGGTGAAGCCGCTGGATGATTTCTTCGTGCAGTGGCCGCTGCTCATGGCCACCGCACTTAAGACGCCGGGCTTCCGCATGAGCGTGATCGGTGGCGGCGCAGCGGGGGTGGAGATCGCGCTCGCGGCAAGCCACCGATTGCGTGAGGCTGGTGGCACGGCACGGATCGACCTGGTCATCTCGGAGACGGGGCTGCTTCCCGGCCATGCGGCGGGCGTCGTCAAGCGCGCACAGCAAAGTCTCGACGAGGCAGGCATCGGGATCCATCGCGCGCGTGCCCGCGCCAGCGAAGCCGGACTGGTGCTTGCCGATGGCACGCAACTACCGGCAGACAAAGTGATTGCCACGACCGGCGCGCGGCCGCTGGGTTGGCTGGTGCACTGCGGCCTCAAGCTTGACGCGCGCGGCTACATCCTTGTGGATGCCCACCACCGCAGCCTGTCCCATGCCGACGTCTTTGCCGCTGGAGATACGTGCGCACGCACGGATGTGCGCATGGCGCGCTCGGGTGTGCACGCGGTGCACGCGGGTCCGGTCCTCGCCCGCAACCTGCTGGCAACGATCGAAGGCGGCGAAGTGCAAACCTACCAGCCGCGCCGTCGCTCCCTGTATCTGCTTGCCACCGGACCTCGGCATGCGATCGCATCCTGGGGCCGCTGGTCGGCCGAAGGCGCCTGGGTGTGGCGCTGGAAGGATCGCATCGACCGCCGCTTCATGAATCGCTTCGCCCTGCCCGGCCGCGCCATCAGCGCTGCCACGCCGGCCAGCGCCGAGCGCAAGACCTGA
- a CDS encoding DNA-binding domain-containing protein, which yields MSAAISSVQTDSMQADFACALLDPAQDLPGGLCTWNGSDPARRFAVYRNNVVVSLVDALAETFPVCSALVGEVFFRAMARAFVAERPPQSRVLAFYGRDFPAFVEDFPPAASVPYLADVARLEMLRLEACHAADVEALPAEAIAGVLAAPEQLPVLRIHAHPSVAVLNSRYAVHSLWAAHQGEGELEAVDPMLAQAVMVLRVGLDVHSIALTTGVGVFIEHFVQGAELAVAQQAAAACDPDFDLVAALGTLLHWQIITALRTGDDDHEHTY from the coding sequence ATGAGCGCCGCGATCAGTTCGGTACAGACCGATTCGATGCAGGCCGATTTCGCCTGCGCGCTGCTCGATCCGGCGCAGGACTTGCCGGGCGGGCTGTGCACCTGGAACGGCTCCGATCCGGCGCGGCGGTTCGCCGTCTATCGCAACAATGTCGTGGTGTCGCTGGTCGATGCGCTGGCCGAAACCTTTCCGGTATGCAGCGCACTGGTGGGCGAGGTCTTCTTCCGCGCAATGGCACGGGCCTTCGTTGCCGAGCGGCCACCGCAGTCACGCGTGCTGGCCTTTTACGGTCGTGATTTTCCGGCCTTTGTCGAAGACTTTCCGCCAGCCGCATCCGTGCCCTATCTCGCCGATGTGGCCCGGCTCGAGATGTTGCGCCTCGAAGCCTGCCATGCGGCCGATGTCGAAGCGCTGCCTGCAGAAGCGATTGCCGGGGTGCTCGCTGCCCCCGAACAGTTACCCGTGCTGCGGATTCATGCGCACCCCTCGGTTGCCGTACTGAATTCGCGCTATGCGGTGCATTCCCTGTGGGCGGCACATCAGGGCGAGGGCGAGCTTGAAGCAGTGGACCCGATGCTGGCGCAGGCGGTCATGGTGCTGCGTGTCGGGCTCGATGTGCACAGTATTGCGCTGACGACTGGCGTTGGCGTCTTCATCGAACACTTCGTACAGGGGGCCGAACTGGCTGTCGCGCAACAGGCGGCAGCGGCGTGCGACCCCGATTTCGATCTCGTCGCTGCGCTGGGCACCTTGCTGCACTGGCAGATCATCACTGCACTCCGCACAGGAGATGACGACCATGAACACACATACTGA
- a CDS encoding DUF692 domain-containing protein, producing MTFTLNPALQSAACASASSLPARAGLGLKPAHFEHVLRTQPDVGFFEVHAENFMVPGGPLHHYLGRIREHYPLSLHGVGLSIGAGSALDAGHLDALAGLITRYQPQSFSEHLAWSSHGDAFLNDLLPLPYTAATLDRVCAHVDQVQARLGLRMLLENPATYVEFEASSMSETEFISEVVRRTGCGLLLDVNNIHVSCINHGRDSRTYLRALPLDQVGEIHLAGFATQMDGAGDPLLIDSHGAPVAEAVWALYADALALTGAVATLLERDNDLPAFEVLLAEAARAGRMLASLPQPAATRVAEGAQA from the coding sequence ATGACATTCACGCTCAACCCTGCCCTGCAGTCCGCAGCTTGCGCCTCCGCATCCAGCCTGCCCGCGCGGGCAGGGCTGGGGCTCAAGCCGGCTCATTTCGAACACGTGCTGAGGACGCAACCGGACGTCGGCTTCTTCGAAGTTCATGCCGAGAACTTCATGGTGCCCGGTGGCCCGCTGCATCATTACCTGGGACGCATCCGCGAGCACTATCCGCTGTCGCTGCACGGTGTGGGGCTCTCGATCGGTGCCGGGTCGGCGCTCGATGCCGGCCATCTCGACGCACTGGCCGGGCTGATCACACGCTACCAACCGCAGTCCTTCTCCGAACACCTGGCGTGGTCCAGCCACGGCGACGCCTTCCTCAACGATCTGCTGCCCCTGCCGTACACCGCTGCCACGCTCGACCGCGTGTGCGCGCATGTCGATCAGGTGCAGGCACGCCTCGGCTTGCGCATGCTGCTCGAAAACCCGGCAACCTATGTCGAGTTCGAAGCCTCGAGCATGAGCGAGACCGAATTCATCTCCGAAGTGGTTCGCCGTACCGGTTGCGGTCTCCTGCTCGACGTAAACAACATCCACGTGTCCTGCATCAACCATGGACGTGATTCACGGACCTACCTGCGTGCCCTGCCGCTCGATCAGGTGGGCGAGATTCACCTTGCGGGTTTCGCAACGCAGATGGACGGTGCCGGCGACCCCCTGCTCATAGACAGTCATGGTGCGCCGGTGGCCGAGGCCGTCTGGGCGCTTTACGCCGATGCGCTTGCGCTGACCGGCGCGGTTGCCACGCTGCTCGAGCGCGACAACGATCTGCCGGCATTCGAAGTCCTGCTTGCCGAGGCAGCGCGCGCCGGGCGGATGCTTGCAAGCCTGCCGCAGCCGGCGGCGACCCGTGTCGCTGAAGGGGCGCAGGCATGA
- the nrtS gene encoding nitrate/nitrite transporter NrtS: MSEVLRLALSPAIVRNALRVALVVGTILNLINQGTPLISGEAVSWFHVFLNYLVPYCVSSYSAASHERARRRAG, translated from the coding sequence ATGTCCGAAGTCCTCCGCCTCGCCCTCTCACCCGCGATCGTGCGCAACGCGCTGCGCGTCGCCCTCGTTGTGGGCACCATCCTGAACCTGATCAACCAGGGCACCCCCCTCATCTCAGGGGAAGCCGTCTCCTGGTTTCATGTATTCCTGAACTATCTGGTGCCCTACTGCGTGTCCAGTTACAGCGCTGCGAGCCACGAACGAGCACGCAGGCGCGCCGGCTGA
- a CDS encoding DoxX family protein — protein sequence MNTHTDSVTHLPAAGEPALLQLVRRSIGLMGRIPPSLIAFVGRFSIAAVFWKSGQTKVEGMAIDLINGDFSLGVPTLSDTALYLFQEEYRLPLIPPELAAPMAAFAEHLFPILILFGLMTRFSALALLIMTLTIQIFVYPDAYPTHGVWAAVLLYLIAKGPGRISIDHWIARRYRAD from the coding sequence ATGAACACACATACTGACTCCGTAACGCACCTGCCCGCCGCCGGTGAACCGGCCCTGCTGCAACTCGTCCGGCGCAGTATCGGACTGATGGGGCGGATTCCGCCCTCGCTGATTGCCTTTGTCGGGCGCTTCTCGATCGCCGCGGTGTTCTGGAAATCCGGCCAGACCAAGGTCGAAGGCATGGCCATCGACCTGATCAACGGCGACTTCAGTCTTGGTGTGCCGACGCTGTCCGATACCGCGCTCTACCTGTTCCAGGAGGAGTACCGTCTGCCGCTGATTCCGCCCGAGCTGGCCGCGCCGATGGCCGCCTTCGCCGAGCACCTGTTCCCGATCCTGATCCTGTTCGGGCTGATGACGAGGTTCTCGGCGCTCGCGCTGCTGATCATGACGCTGACCATCCAGATCTTCGTCTATCCCGACGCCTATCCGACCCATGGCGTGTGGGCCGCCGTATTGCTGTACCTGATCGCGAAAGGTCCGGGCAGGATCTCCATCGATCACTGGATCGCACGCCGCTACCGTGCAGACTGA
- a CDS encoding haloacid dehalogenase type II, whose protein sequence is MRTIRLDGVEACIFDAYGTLFDVSSVARGAETALGDKAKDVLDLWRAKQLQYTWLRSLAGHHADFWQVTGEALNFALSSFNLDRADLKVQLMACYMSIPAYPEVSETLQRLKTSGMRLAILSNGSPAMLSAAVEHAGLSAFFDAVISVEEVGVFKPHPSVYALPEKHLGVAAERSCFISSNSWDAFSAKAFGYRVMWCNRFRQPPECLPSMPDGMIGDLSALPEIVLAA, encoded by the coding sequence ATGAGAACAATCAGACTGGATGGCGTCGAAGCCTGCATCTTCGATGCTTATGGAACCCTGTTCGACGTCTCCAGCGTCGCCCGTGGCGCTGAAACCGCACTGGGCGACAAGGCAAAGGACGTGCTCGATCTGTGGCGTGCAAAGCAGCTCCAGTACACCTGGCTGCGCAGTCTCGCCGGTCACCACGCGGATTTCTGGCAGGTCACCGGGGAAGCACTCAACTTTGCGTTGTCGAGCTTCAACCTGGATCGCGCCGACCTCAAGGTCCAGCTCATGGCCTGCTACATGAGCATTCCGGCCTACCCGGAAGTGAGCGAAACCCTGCAACGGCTCAAGACCAGCGGCATGCGCCTCGCCATCCTGTCCAACGGCTCACCCGCGATGTTGTCGGCAGCCGTCGAACACGCCGGCCTGAGCGCATTCTTCGATGCGGTCATATCGGTCGAGGAAGTCGGCGTTTTCAAGCCGCATCCGAGCGTCTACGCCTTGCCCGAAAAGCATCTCGGCGTTGCAGCGGAGCGCAGCTGCTTCATCTCGTCCAACAGCTGGGATGCGTTTTCGGCGAAGGCTTTCGGTTATCGGGTGATGTGGTGCAACCGTTTCAGGCAGCCCCCCGAGTGCCTGCCATCGATGCCCGACGGCATGATCGGGGATCTCTCTGCGTTGCCGGAAATCGTGCTGGCCGCGTAA